TCCCTACCGTACAGACATTAGTTGTTGATAGTCCCGAGGCAATGGCAAGTGCTGCGAAAATTGCTGTGACGGCGGGAGCTGAGGTTCTCAAGTTGAAACTTGATGACCAACATGTGCAAGAAAGGGTGTCGGCAGTACGCTCTGCAGCACCGGATGCCAGGTTGGTGATTGATGCCAATGAGGCATGGCGAAAAGAGACCTTGTTACAGAGATGTCATGATTTAAGCGAGCTGGGGGTGGCGATGCTTGAGCAGCCACTTCCTGCGAGTGAAGATGAATTTTTGGAGAACTTTGAACACCCGCTGACGATTTGTGCGGACGAGAGTTGCCATACTCGGGAAGACCTGCCGAAGTTGCTCAAACGCTATGAGATGATCAATATCAAGTTGGACAAAACTGGCGGGATTACCGAGGCCCTGGCACTGGCAGATGAGGCGACTGAACTCGGCCTGGAAATTATGCTGGGATGTATGCTTTGTACCTCTCGGGCTATCCGCGCAGCCTGGCCCTTGGGAAGTCGAGCGAGCTTTCTGGACCTGGATGGGCCCACTTGGCTGGCCCGCGATGTGGAGTCCCCTCTGCGTTTCGAGGCAGGAAGAGTTTATTGGTCGTAAGTCAGCAGATCAATTAGTGCTTGCAGGTAGTCTTCACTTGCCGCATCAGCTGATATTGGGGGAATTCAAGGGTAATACAGGGCAGTGTTTGTTCTGCGCACCAGGTGCCGAATGATCCTGGGGTCTGGTAACCCACATCCCCAACCAGAGGGAGCTTAAAATCGCTGGCAAGCTGCATTCCCAGAGGGCTGTTGCTGGGGTCCTCGACACAGGCAAGGGGCTCGTGAATGGAAACGGTCCAGGTCGGTCCCAGCTTTGCAAGCAGCTGGCAAAGTGCAGAGGTCTCGGGTTCAGAGGCGGCGCTATCACCTGTACTTAACCGAACATCGCGTTTTTCCGCAGCACTGTTCCACCGGTAGACATTGCCACTGCCATCCCAATTTGCAGTGGCAAAGTTGCGGTTGAGATCTACGCCGCGTGCGTTGGCCCTGGTGCCCAGCTGGCAGCCATCCGGATTGACAGCGAGGATTACGTGATGCCTCAATGAATTGGTGGCGAGGGCCCGCAACGCGCAGGATAGAGCGACGACTGCGGCGACTTCATCTCCGTGGGTACCGGCCATTATGAGGCCGTGGTGGGTACCGGTTTGCGCGGGAAAATAGAGTAGGGGGGCGCCCAAAACACTTTGGCCGTAGAGCTCAGTGGGCAGGTGAAACTGACCGCGTTCTGGGCGCGGGCGCATTTCGGACATCGTTAACTCTTTACACAGTTTTACAGTCTGTTGTAGAACTTTGGTGACTAGATCGCCACTAAGTCGTTACTGAGAGTCCCTAAGGGGCTGGACAAGCCAAGGCTCGCCCTTGAAAGGACTCGAAAATCCAATGGTTTCATATTAGAAGGGATCACTAGGGGTAACAAACCTATGGTTAAACGTTGTACACAATATCTACTGGTTCTTTGTCTGCTGGTTTCCGGGGCTGCCAGTGCCCGCGGACTGCCTGAACTTACAGAGTTAATCGAAGATAACTCTCCGGCAGTCGTCAAAATCAACACGGTTGATCGCAACCGCACTAGTCGCAGCAGCCAGCCGCAGCTTCAACAGGAAATTCCTGATATCTTCCGCCACCTTTTCGAGCCGCGCCAGCGCCAGCAGCGCCCGGTAGCGAGTATGGGGTCCGGCTTTATCATCTCTGAAGACGGTTATATCGTAACCAATAATCACGTGGTCGATGGTGCGGACCAGGTAACCGTTACATTGACTGATCGTCGCGAATACGAGGCGCAGGTTATCGGCAAGGATGTGCGCTCCGACCTGGCCCTGTTAAAGATCGACGCGGAAGACCTGTCGTCAGTACGCTGGGGGGATTCCGAAGAACTGCAGGTAGGAGAATGGGTTGTCGCTATTGGCTCTCCCTTCGGCTTGGACTACTCCGCAAGCGCCGGGATCGTCAGTGCGATGGGGCGCAGTATCCCCAATGAGAGCCGCGAGAATTACGTTCCTTTTATCCAGACAGATGTTGCAATTAACCCCGGAAATTCCGGAGGCCCGCTGTTTAACCTGGATGGCGAAGTGGTGGGTATCAACTCTCAGATCTATACCCGCAGTGGCGGTTCTATCGGGCTCTCCTTCGCTATTCCCGCAAGCCTTGCCCAGGATGTGGTTGCCCAGTTAAAAGAAAAAGGACGGGTGGATCGCGGGTGGCTCGGAGTGGGAATCAGTAATGTCGACCGCAATATGGCGGAAGCCATGGGCCTTGGTAAGCCCGCCGGCGCCCTGATCGATCAGGTGAGCCCTGGGTCGCCCGCAGCTCAAGCGGGAATTATGCCCGGTGATATCATTTTGCGCTTCCATGGTCAGAAGATAGGGGTTTTTGGTGACCTGCCGCACGTTGTAGGCCAGATTCGACCGGGTACACAGGCCCAGGTGGAGTTGATTCGCAATCGTAAACCCGAGCGCCTGAGTGTCACTGTCGGCACCCTGCCGGGTTCTGAAGATGAAGTGAGGCAAGTGGCAGCCAATCCCAGCTCTGGAGTGGGTGGGCGCCTGGGTGTCGTGGTTGAGGAAATTCCCGATATCCTGAAACAGCGCTGGAATGTGGAAACTGGGGTGCTGGTGAAGCAAGTGATTCCAGGCAAGCCCGGTGCCAAAGCAGGTTTGCGCAGTGGCGATATCATCGCGCAACTTGGTTTTGAGGAAGTTGGCGACATTAGTGACTACAAAACTGTCGTCAAGGATCTGCCGGAGGATGAGCTATTGCCGATTCGCTTCTTCCGCGCCGGGCAGTCCACTTTCCGTACAATTAAGATCGAAAGCTAGCCGCTTTCCAGCGATTGGTGGCCCATTGGGCCACCTAGCTCTCACCTCTGTCCATGAGTTCTGTTAGACTTGCGCCACACAGTTGGCACTATAGCCAGCTAATCATTTGATTTTGCAAGGGTTTTTATTCCGCAGTGGCCACAGATCTCTCTCATATCCGCAATTTCTCCATTATTGCCCATATCGACCACGGGAAATCTACCCTGGCTGACCGCTTTATCCAGGACTGTGGTGGCCTCTCCGATCGGGAGATGGCTGAACAGGTGCTGGACAGCATGGAGCTCGAGCGCGAGCGTGGGATTACCATCAAGGCGCAGAGTGTGACGCTCGACTATAACGCGCGCGATGGTAAGACCTATCAGCTGAACTTTATTGATACCCCGGGGCACGTGGACTTCTCCTATGAGGTATCCCGCTCTCTGGCTGCTTGTGAAGGCGCACTGTTAGTGGTTGATGCTGCTCAGGGCGTTGAAGCCCAGTCGGTTGCCAACTGTTATACGGCCATTGAGCAGGGACTAGAAGTTATCCCGGTCCTGAACAAGATGGACTTGCCGCAAGCAGACCCAGAAAAGGTTGCAGAAGAGATCGAGGACATTATCGGTATTGATGCCGCCGAAGCGACCCGTTGCAGCGCCAAATCCGGCCTGGGTGTCGAAGATGTGTTGGAAGATCTGGTGCGCTTGGTGCCGCCGCCCGAAGGCGATGTGGGTGCTCCTCTGCAGGCGCTGATTATCGACTCGTGGTTCGATAGTTACCTGGGCGTTGTTTCTCTGGTGCGTGTTGTCCAGGGCACGCTGAAGACCAAGGAAAAGATTGTCACCAAGTCTATCGGTCGCGCCCACGTTGTGGACAGCGTCGGTATTTTCACGCCCAAGCGCCATGAAACCGGTGTACTTCGCGCTGGTGAAGTGGGCTTTGTAGTGGCAGGCATCAAGGATATTCACGGTGCCCCGGTGGGCGATACCCTGACCCATGCCAAGGGCGCCGATGACATCGATATGCTGCCGGGCTTCCAGAAAGTTAAGCCCCAGGTCTATGCCGGCCTATTCCCGGTCAGTTCTGATGACTATGAGGCCTTCCGGGACGCGCTGGAGAAACTTTCCCTGAACGATGCTTCCCTGTTCTATGAGCCGGAAACATCCGATGCACTGGGCTTTGGTTTTCGCTGCGGCTTCCTCGGTATGCTGCACATGGAAATTATCCAGGAGCGCCTGGAGCGTGAGTACGACCTGGACCTGATCACTACCGCGCCGACGGTGGTTTACGAGGTTGAGCAGTCAGATGGCGAGACTGTGATGGTGGACAACCCATCGCGTCTGCCGGATGTAGGTTCCATTGAGGAGATGAGGGAACCGATTGCCGAGGTGAATATTCTTGTGCCACAGGAGTATTTGGGTAATGTAATTACTCTGTGCGTAGAGAAGCGGGGTATCCAAAAGGATATGCAGTATGTGGGTTCCCAGGTGTCCCTGCGCTATGAACTGCCGATGAGTGAAGTGGTCATGGACTTCTTCGACCGCCTCAAGTCTGTAAGCCGTGGCTTTGCCTCTTTGGATTACAGCTTTGTCCGTTTTGAAGCGGCTAAGTTAGTGCGCCTGGATATCCTGATTAATGGTGACCGTGTAGATGCCCTGGCCTTGATCGTCCACCGCGATAACGCGCAGCAGAAAGGCCGTGCTATGGCGGAGAAGATGAAGGAGCTGATTCCTCGCCAGATGTTTGATGTGGCTATCCAGGCGGCCATTGGTGGCCAAGTAGTCTCCAGAACCACGGTGAAGGCGTTGCGTAAAAATGTGACGGCCAAATGTTACGGTGGTGATGTTACCCGTAAGAAAAAGCTGCTTGAGAAACAGAAAGCGGGCAAGCGCAGAATGAAGCAGCTGGGTCGTGTTGAAGTACCTCAGGAAGCATTCTTGGCGGTGCTGAAGGTGGATCAGTAGAGTTTAGACTCTGCGCCACGACAAAAATAAGGAATAGTAGAGAAAAGTAATGGATATCAATTTACCTCTGATTCTGCTTTGGTTAGTTGTGATTAGTGGCGGAATCTGGTTGGTCGACAGCCTGTTTTTCGCCCGTCAACGGAAAAAGAAAGTTGGGGACCAGCAAGCCGACCCAATCGTCGTTGAGTATGCGAAGTCTTTTTTCCCAATTCTGGCGATCGTATTTGTTCTGCGCTCTTTCCTCGTTGAGCCCTTTCAAATTCCCTCGGGCTCAATGATTCCAACGCTGGAAGTCGGGGATTTTATCCTGGTTAACAAATATGCCTACGGCGTACGCTTGCCAGTTTCCCGTACCAAGGTTATGGATGTAGGCGAGCCCAAGCGTGGCGATGTTATGGTGTTTTTCCCACCTCACAACAACGATACCTATTACATCAAGCGGGTGATCGGATTGCCCGGTGACAGAATAGAGCTGAAAAACAATGTGCTCTATGTGAACGGTGAGCTGGCTCGCCAAGAATTGATCCGAGCTATTCCTCCGAGCAATCCACAAACTGAGGTTATGTGGGAAGATCTCGATGGTTATCGCCACGAGATGCAGAAAAGTGTCCATCCCAGGCAGTACAGCAATTTCAGTGGTGTAGTGCCTGAAGGGCATTACTTCATGATGGGCGACAACCGCGATAACAGCCTGGATAGCCGGGAGTGGGGTTTTGTTCCAGAGAAAGATATCGTTGGCAAAGCTTTCGCCATT
This DNA window, taken from Microbulbifer sp. VAAF005, encodes the following:
- the ycjG gene encoding L-Ala-D/L-Glu epimerase, coding for MRARCFDERWPLRTAFVISRGARTEAQVVVAELSDGEISGVGECTPYARYGESAASVLHQLQPMLKEVSDGLTREQLQLRMPAGAARNALDCALADWEAKKAGRLHPAPDFLPTVQTLVVDSPEAMASAAKIAVTAGAEVLKLKLDDQHVQERVSAVRSAAPDARLVIDANEAWRKETLLQRCHDLSELGVAMLEQPLPASEDEFLENFEHPLTICADESCHTREDLPKLLKRYEMINIKLDKTGGITEALALADEATELGLEIMLGCMLCTSRAIRAAWPLGSRASFLDLDGPTWLARDVESPLRFEAGRVYWS
- the lepB gene encoding signal peptidase I, whose translation is MDINLPLILLWLVVISGGIWLVDSLFFARQRKKKVGDQQADPIVVEYAKSFFPILAIVFVLRSFLVEPFQIPSGSMIPTLEVGDFILVNKYAYGVRLPVSRTKVMDVGEPKRGDVMVFFPPHNNDTYYIKRVIGLPGDRIELKNNVLYVNGELARQELIRAIPPSNPQTEVMWEDLDGYRHEMQKSVHPRQYSNFSGVVPEGHYFMMGDNRDNSLDSREWGFVPEKDIVGKAFAIWMHWDKLLSLPSFKRVGSIQ
- the lepA gene encoding translation elongation factor 4 produces the protein MATDLSHIRNFSIIAHIDHGKSTLADRFIQDCGGLSDREMAEQVLDSMELERERGITIKAQSVTLDYNARDGKTYQLNFIDTPGHVDFSYEVSRSLAACEGALLVVDAAQGVEAQSVANCYTAIEQGLEVIPVLNKMDLPQADPEKVAEEIEDIIGIDAAEATRCSAKSGLGVEDVLEDLVRLVPPPEGDVGAPLQALIIDSWFDSYLGVVSLVRVVQGTLKTKEKIVTKSIGRAHVVDSVGIFTPKRHETGVLRAGEVGFVVAGIKDIHGAPVGDTLTHAKGADDIDMLPGFQKVKPQVYAGLFPVSSDDYEAFRDALEKLSLNDASLFYEPETSDALGFGFRCGFLGMLHMEIIQERLEREYDLDLITTAPTVVYEVEQSDGETVMVDNPSRLPDVGSIEEMREPIAEVNILVPQEYLGNVITLCVEKRGIQKDMQYVGSQVSLRYELPMSEVVMDFFDRLKSVSRGFASLDYSFVRFEAAKLVRLDILINGDRVDALALIVHRDNAQQKGRAMAEKMKELIPRQMFDVAIQAAIGGQVVSRTTVKALRKNVTAKCYGGDVTRKKKLLEKQKAGKRRMKQLGRVEVPQEAFLAVLKVDQ
- a CDS encoding Do family serine endopeptidase, whose amino-acid sequence is MVKRCTQYLLVLCLLVSGAASARGLPELTELIEDNSPAVVKINTVDRNRTSRSSQPQLQQEIPDIFRHLFEPRQRQQRPVASMGSGFIISEDGYIVTNNHVVDGADQVTVTLTDRREYEAQVIGKDVRSDLALLKIDAEDLSSVRWGDSEELQVGEWVVAIGSPFGLDYSASAGIVSAMGRSIPNESRENYVPFIQTDVAINPGNSGGPLFNLDGEVVGINSQIYTRSGGSIGLSFAIPASLAQDVVAQLKEKGRVDRGWLGVGISNVDRNMAEAMGLGKPAGALIDQVSPGSPAAQAGIMPGDIILRFHGQKIGVFGDLPHVVGQIRPGTQAQVELIRNRKPERLSVTVGTLPGSEDEVRQVAANPSSGVGGRLGVVVEEIPDILKQRWNVETGVLVKQVIPGKPGAKAGLRSGDIIAQLGFEEVGDISDYKTVVKDLPEDELLPIRFFRAGQSTFRTIKIES
- the mpaA gene encoding murein tripeptide amidase MpaA, giving the protein MSEMRPRPERGQFHLPTELYGQSVLGAPLLYFPAQTGTHHGLIMAGTHGDEVAAVVALSCALRALATNSLRHHVILAVNPDGCQLGTRANARGVDLNRNFATANWDGSGNVYRWNSAAEKRDVRLSTGDSAASEPETSALCQLLAKLGPTWTVSIHEPLACVEDPSNSPLGMQLASDFKLPLVGDVGYQTPGSFGTWCAEQTLPCITLEFPQYQLMRQVKTTCKH